The genomic segment CGACGGCATTCTGACGAGCGGATCATGCGGCCGGTGCTCGTCGATGCATCGACGGGCGCGCTCACCGATTCACGCGAACTGCCGTGGTACCTGAAGGTGCTGCTCGGCTCGCAGCCGCTGCATTTCGGGGATTTCGGCGGAATGCCGCTCAAGATCTTCTGGGCAGCGTTTGATCTGCTGACGATCATGGTGCTGGGGAGCGGGCTTTATTTGTGGCTCACGCGGCATAACCCGCGGAAGGGGAGGGGCGTTTGACTTTGCGATGAGTGGCAGGGTTATCGCTTTCGAGCAGGTTCGCAAAAAATTCGGATTCCTTCACAAGAAGTAAATGCTCTCGGTGCGTAAGCTAGCCGTCTCGCTGCGAGGCCCACGGGGCCTTGGACGCGGCCGCAACCACTGGGAGACAAAAGATGTCCGTGAGCAGAACCATTGTCGCAAACCATCACCGAACATTCGAA from the Caballeronia sp. NK8 genome contains:
- a CDS encoding PepSY domain-containing protein, yielding MRPVLVDASTGALTDSRELPWYLKVLLGSQPLHFGDFGGMPLKIFWAAFDLLTIMVLGSGLYLWLTRHNPRKGRGV